In uncultured Methanobacterium sp., a genomic segment contains:
- a CDS encoding metal-dependent transcriptional regulator produces the protein MKITRSVEDYLEAMYSLEQEHGTIRVKDVAQTLGVKPPSVVEAVKKLSKMNLVSYERYGTIQLKDDGIKIAEEVVCRHHLLKDFLIMMGVDSEVAENDACSMEHVMDVSSINKLRKFVEFNKSYPTAHQYMEKFREYAEKGTINSNEGL, from the coding sequence ATGAAGATAACCCGTAGTGTGGAAGATTACCTGGAAGCCATGTATTCATTGGAACAGGAACACGGAACCATCAGAGTTAAAGATGTGGCTCAAACTCTGGGAGTAAAACCCCCCAGTGTTGTGGAAGCTGTGAAAAAACTTTCCAAAATGAACCTGGTTTCTTATGAACGTTACGGTACAATCCAGTTAAAGGATGATGGTATTAAGATTGCTGAGGAAGTAGTTTGCCGTCATCATCTTCTCAAGGATTTCCTGATAATGATGGGTGTGGATAGTGAAGTAGCAGAAAATGATGCCTGTTCCATGGAACATGTGATGGATGTATCTTCCATTAACAAATTACGCAAATTTGTTGAGTTCAACAAAAGTTATCCCACAGCTCATCAATATATGGAAAAATTCAGGGAATACGCAGAAAAGGGAACAATAAATTCTAATGAGGGTTTATAA